One window of Synechococcales cyanobacterium CNB genomic DNA carries:
- a CDS encoding polyprenyl synthetase family protein — protein sequence MCPRCPSSVPAAPNAAVSGASGLSHRTVAPLEAIERELASSIERAGYPGVLDAAVRYAALDGGKRLRPLLAWHACRTVCGRGEPALPVCAAVELVHAFSLVHDDLPCMDDDDLRRGRPTLHRHAGEAVALLAGDAMLALAFATVARVSDTALSSSLATELAQATSAMIVGQTLDTLGHDELAPTHATLERIHAKKTGALIRAAVRMGAIVGLREPGGQPECPDPLAALTDYAEAIGLLFQIIDDLLDVEQTHEQTGKRTGKDAAGGKLTYPGLLGIEASRRAASELHARAVLALNPLGPGAAALRELADYIAVRTK from the coding sequence GTGTGCCCACGTTGCCCGAGCTCTGTTCCTGCCGCGCCGAACGCCGCCGTCTCCGGGGCGAGCGGTCTGTCCCACCGCACGGTCGCGCCGCTCGAAGCGATCGAACGTGAACTCGCTTCGAGCATCGAACGGGCCGGTTACCCGGGCGTCCTGGACGCGGCGGTTCGCTACGCGGCTCTCGACGGCGGAAAGCGGCTGCGACCGCTGCTGGCGTGGCACGCCTGTCGAACCGTCTGCGGCCGAGGCGAGCCTGCCCTGCCGGTCTGCGCCGCTGTAGAACTGGTCCACGCCTTCAGCCTCGTCCACGACGACCTGCCGTGCATGGACGACGACGATCTGCGCCGCGGTCGGCCCACGCTGCATCGGCACGCGGGCGAGGCCGTTGCACTGCTCGCCGGCGACGCCATGCTCGCGCTCGCCTTCGCGACCGTCGCCCGTGTCTCCGATACCGCGCTCTCCTCGTCGCTCGCCACGGAACTCGCGCAGGCGACCTCGGCGATGATCGTCGGCCAGACGCTCGACACGCTCGGGCACGACGAACTCGCTCCGACGCACGCGACGCTCGAACGCATCCACGCCAAGAAGACGGGCGCGCTCATCCGAGCCGCGGTTCGCATGGGCGCGATCGTGGGCCTGCGCGAGCCGGGGGGGCAACCGGAGTGCCCCGACCCTCTTGCCGCACTGACGGACTACGCCGAGGCCATCGGCCTGCTCTTTCAGATCATCGACGACCTGCTCGACGTCGAGCAGACGCACGAACAGACCGGCAAGCGAACCGGCAAGGACGCCGCCGGCGGGAAACTCACCTATCCCGGGTTGCTCGGCATCGAGGCGTCACGCCGAGCGGCCTCCGAACTCC